One Festucalex cinctus isolate MCC-2025b chromosome 3, RoL_Fcin_1.0, whole genome shotgun sequence DNA window includes the following coding sequences:
- the epx gene encoding eosinophil peroxidase isoform X1, translated as MDTSHWQLCEILLLFNVWWQRLFFYAGRLWMLLFFNLKRLQALLFHARELWLLPLRTKIFFTDVCGTQARAGSVFVEEALRRAIELTDGAYAHTSERVKKSLTGGALRPTDLLAHFKQTQSTSRAHVRAAELLDNTVELIREMVYTHTMTEPSGHDLLSESDVENLLQATGCLAQLHTAGCPTGCMAERYRSITAHCNNRQHPRWGSANIPYSRWLPPEYEDAWGTPRGWDQNHTYHNFSLPPVRLVSQEVLFTHNDNISLDSTLSHLLVEWGQWIDHDLVLTPQSPSTVAFRTGADCTRTCNRDSPCFPIQIPPSDLRYGIQSCMPFFRSAPSCVDGVGPPLHREQLNAITSFVDASMVYGSSDSQAQELRDHSSPLGSMACNSQHSDGELAYLPFLPRPQAHLDPCGPREGSVPRDNATSCFQAGDSRANEHLGMVVLHTIFLREHNRLVKKLHDLNPHWSPNTLYQEARKIIGAIHQILTWEHYLPRILGEKAMSRQMPPYKGYDPDVDPSIANIFATAAFRFAHVTVQPVVTRLGPGYAANSQHPSLPLHRSLFASWRVVQEGGIDPVLRGLLLSPAKLQTPGQMMVEELTERLFQAQGGMPLDLGALNLQRGRDHGLPGYSSWRRFCGLSVPNTTLTLADILGSPILAHKFQKLYGTPHNIDVWVGAISEPALPGGRVGPLLSCLLARQFRALRDGDRFWWERKGVFTSAQRTHLHAVSLSRIICDNSHITHVPKDPFTRTENPDAMLTCSSPLIPDLDLSPWKEPHSDPNCGPISRIQSGYTLLCDNVIMYECQPGFVLQGSSSISCDAQRQQWSSPPPTCQDINECEQQIPVCPHNLECLNLPGSFSCSEFSSPSAVLVVTAAIVVLGGVAGTLMILTCFRRFLPNKQESGCAGCCQRQSLAATS; from the exons atggacaccagtcactggcaactctgtgaaatcctcctcctctttaatgtatggtggcagcGGCTCTTCTTTTATGCTGGGAGGCTGTGGATGCTCCTCTTCTTTAACTTGAAGAGGCTCCAAGCCCTCCTCtttcacgccagggaactctggctcctgccgctcaggaCAAAGATATTTTTCACCGACGTCTGCGGGACACAAG CGCGTGCAGGCTCTGTGTTTGTGGAGGAGGCTCTTCGAAGGGCTATTGAGCTGACTGATGGCGCCTACGCTCACACAAGCGAAAG GGTGAAGAAGTCTCTGACGGGAGGTGCCCTGAGACCAACTGATCTGCTGGCTCACTTCAAGCAGACCCAAAGCACAAGCAGGGCGCACGTTCGAGCCGCAGAGCTGCTGGACAACACGGTGGAGCTGATCCGAGAAATGGTCTACACGCACACTATGACGGAGCCCAGCGGTCATG ATCTGCTGAGTGAATCGGATGTAGAGAATCTACTACAAGCCACTGGCTGCTTAGCTCAACTGCACACAGCCGGATGTCCAACTGGCTGCATGGCAGAACGCTACAGGTCCATCACTGCCCACTGCAACAACAG ACAACATCCCAGATGGGGCTCTGCAAACATTCCCTATTCTCGCTGGTTGCCTCCGGAGTATGAAGACGCATGGGGGACACCAAGAGGCTGGGATCAAAATCACACCTATCACAACTTCAGCCTGCCGCCA GTCCGACTGGTGTCTCAGGAGGTTCTGTTCACTCACAATGACAACATCTCTCTGGACTCCACTCTATCCCACCTGCTGGTTGAGTGGGGCCAGTGGATTGACCACGACCTGGTGCTGACCCCGCAGAGCCCCAGCACGGTGGCTTTCCGGACCGGGGCGGACTGCACCCGAACCTGCAACCGGGATTCGCCCTGCTTTCCCATTCAG ATTCCACCATCTGATCTTCGATATGGCATCCAGAGTTGTATGCCCTTCTTCCGCTCTGCACCGAGTTGCGTGGATGGAGTTGGGCCCCCTCTGCACCGTGAGCAGCTCAACGCCATCACTTCCTTTGTGGACGCCAGTATGGTGTACGGTAGCTCTGATAGTCAGGCTCAGGAGCTACGCGATCACTCCTCGCCTCTCGGCTCGATGGCTTGCAACTCGCAGCACTCGGACGGGGAACTGGCTTACCTGCCCTTCTTGCCACGCCCGCAGGCTCATTTGGATCCCTGCGGCCCGAGAGAGGGCTCCGTGCCACGGGACAATGCCACGTCCTGCTTTCAGGCTG GCGATTCAAGAGCCAACGAACATCTCGGCATGGTGGTCCTGCACACAATCTTCCTGCGAGAACACAACCGTCTGGTCAAAAAGCTACATGATCTAAACCCCCACTGGAGTCCCAACACCCTCTACCAGGAGGCCCGGAAGATCATAGGAGCCATCCACCAG ATCCTAACGTGGGAGCACTACCTCCCGCGAATCCTCGGAGAGAAGGCCATGTCCAGGCAGATGCCTCCCTACAAGGGTTACGACCCTGACGTGGATCCCAGCATTGCCAACATCTTCGCCACCGCCGCTTTTCGTTTTGCTCACGTCACCGTGCAGCCCGTCGTGACCAGGCTTGGGCCCGGGTATGCCGCAAACTCCCAGCATCCCTCGCTCCCCCTTCATCGTTCTTTGTTCGCCTCGTGGAGGGTCGTCCAGGAGG GCGGTATAGACCCAGTGCTGCGTGGCCTCTTGCTATCTCCTGCCAAGCTACAGACTCCTGGTCAGATGATGGTGGAGGAGCTGACAGAGCGTCTTTTTCAGGCGCAAGGCGGAATGCCTCTGGACCTCGGGGCACTCAACCTTCAGAGGGGCCGGGACCACGGCCTGCCAG GATACAGCTCATGGCGAAGGTTCTGCGGTCTCTCCGTTCCCAACACAACATTGACGCTGGCAGACATCCTGGGTAGTCCGATTCTAGCTCACAAATTCCAGAAACTGTACGGAACACCGCATAACATTGACGTGTGGGTGGGGGCCATCTCTGAACCGGCTCTACCCGGAGGCAGAGTGGGACCACTCTTATCCTGCCTGCTGGCCAGACAGTTCAGAGCTCTGAGAGATGGTGACAG GTTTTGGTGGGAGAGGAAGGGCGTGTTCACCAGCGCGCAGAGGACGCACCTCCACGCCGTCTCTCTGTCCCGAATCATTTGCGACAACAGCCACATCACCCACGTCCCCAAAGACCCCTTCACACGCACAGAGAACCCGGATGCCATGCTGACCTGCTCCAGCCCGCTCATCCCTGACCTCGACCTCAGCCCGTGGAAAGAACCACACTCAG ATCCAAACTGCGGTCCCATATCCAGAATTCAGTCCGGCTACACCCTGCTCTGCGACAATGTGATCATGTATGAGTGTCAACCTGGTTTTGTGCTGCAAGGTTCTTCATCTATCAGCTGTGACGCACAAAGACAGCAGTGGAGCTCCCCACCGCCAACATGCCAGG acataaatgaaTGTGAACAACAAATTCCTGTTTGCCCCCACAACTTGGAGTGTCTCAACCTGCCAGGCTCCTTTTCTTGCTCAG AGTTCTCCTCGCCATCTGCCGTGTTGGTCGTGACGGCAGCCATAGTCGTGCTTGGAGGTGTTGCCGGAACGCTGATGATCCTTACCTGTTTTCGAAG gTTTTTGCCAAACAAACAAGAATCAGGCTGTGCTGGATGTTGCCAAAGGCAAAGTTTAGCTGCcacttcctaa
- the hps5 gene encoding BLOC-2 complex member HPS5 isoform X2 — translation MPRIAVVPDVHSHVLAEFDCLDPLLSTLRLDSGRLKCTCLAVSRKWLALGTSAGGLHLIQREGWKQRLILTHKEGSITQVSCCPHNEDFIAVATSQGVVVVWELQLERRGRPERVSVSWEHRGQNITALCWDTNALKVFVGDSAGKVSFLRAGSSKMGKGSGFVMFPVQTVTTVDSKVVQLGYQEGRLLVSSLIRCYLCDTDREKFWRVGNKERDGEYGACFFPQNKGLLAGQPPLLYCARPGSRIWEASFNGEVLSTQQFKQVLNCPPLPLVTYRNEPQYNPGQKSPQSIAFPKLLYFGDQNLLTWTESAIYIFTPHNGQVLLWTELKDVLDIAVYRNELFCLHGGGRLSHLSLLSAERCVERLLRRESWVLAASVCCMFQHTICVSRARKSIPMDRLEHLRSQLSSSTHPELIGQLDEVMAKLEPLDSACSSRRSSISSHESFNVLDCGIYRVISRRGSQSDEETSSLVNQSTSEEERLKEFSFAQEEDQADHDPQSGERAESERAEQGLQFHLPLSFRTKPPRIALQAVKDSVSSFVKKTTEKINTLQMNSELWQRPEFRESVHAEMSATSSPYFEEADIDVYTDMPNTESELLELQSATERAISQIQDPLVLLDPDFLEETLQEWLKALERVLRPSQPESDGVPSDTDEARHAWEPQNPEEPTESSLQENTEIPPEAERDCQPASENDTAAPEEAVRLVSPKALPSDLLNNLTQLATLYAEMSCFSKEADTMELSCAVFLRRYFFLLDQERIRRMCLLCCQEQDDVQRSFVEAMLGVTQSSKVVQIIHKGDLQRSLRYLRELQPWSPPVLLAHLHRLYEKHGEAAVRSFPPFYPTIIPADVMRMAHKSHFLAYLDNLVLSQPEEHRLSFLQSLLEPESLRQEWLELALTHDAPQRCDTLTPEGQPRWNSHYFSWGYGRLLFLLIQLPADLSSKEKMAETCRSHGYWTGYIHLCCELQCRSEAFSTICHLDDIRLLEEPDDGSRKISPEALTLWLARTAGPERAMAVLEECGVQLSLSPHSQLVCELLKMAEKRQRATIQTMLERCDRFLWSQHA, via the exons ATGCCTCGGATAGCAGTCGTACCAGATGTCCACAGTCACGTCCTGGCAGAATTTGACTGCCTCGATCCTCTCCTTTCCACTCTGCGCTTAGACTCTGGCAGGCTCAAG TGCACATGTCTGGCTGTGTCGAGGAAGTGGCTAGCATTAGGAACATCAGCCGGAGGCTTGCACCTGATTCAGAGGGAGGGCTGGAAACAAAGACTGATACTGACTCACAAG GAAGGATCTATTACTCAGGTGTCATGCTGTCCACATAATGAAGACTTCATTGCTGTTGCAACAAG TCAGGGTGTGGTGGTGGTATGGGAGCTGCAGCTGGAGCGGCGTGGACGTCCTGAGAGAGTGAGCGTGTCCTGGGAGCACAGAGGCCAGAACATCACAGCGCTCTGTTGGGACACCAACGCGCTCAAGGTTTTTGTCGGAGACTCGGCGGGAAAGGTGTCTTTTCTCCGGGCAGGATCCTCTAAGATGGGAAAG GGATCAGGATTTGTTATGTTTCCTGTTCAGACCGTCACCACCGTCGACTCCAAAGTGGTTCAGCTTGGGTACCAGGAAGGTCGGCTGCTGGTGTCCTCTCTGATCCGCTGTTACCTCTGTGATACCGACAG GGAGAAATTTTGGCGTGTGGGGAACAAAGAGCGTGACGGGGAGTATGGAGCctgttttttccctcaaaacAAGGGATTGTTGGCGGGCCAGCCGCCACTGCTCTACTGCGCCCGGCCGGGGTCTCGGATATGGGAAGCCAGTTTTAATGGCGAGGTTTTAAGCACGCAACAGTTCAAACAGGTGCTCAACTGCCCTCCTCTACCTCTTGTTACATACAG AAATGAGCCACAATATAATCCGGGCCAGAAGAGCCCTCAATCTATTGCCTTCCCAAAATTACTATATTTTGG AGACCAAAACTTGCTTACCTGGACTGAGTCagccatttatatttttacaccTCACAATGGCCAAGTTCTTCTATGGACAGAGCTTAAAG ACGTGTTGGACATCGCAGTCTACCGCAACGAGCTCTTCTGCCTCCACGGCGGCGGCCGTCTGTCCCACCTGTCCCTGTTGTCGGCAGAACGCTGCGTCGAACGTCTTCTGCGACGGGAGTCCTGGGTTCTGGCGGCTTCCGTCTGCTGCATGTTCCAGCACACCATCTGCGTCAGTCGG GCCAGAAAATCAATTCCCATGGACCGCCTGGAAcaccttcgctcccagctcAGTTCCAGCACTCACCCTGAGTTGATCGGCCAACTGGATGAGGTGATGGCCAAGCTGGAGCCCCTGGACTCGGCCTGCAGCAGCCGCCGAAGCAGCATCTCATCACAC GAGAGCTTCAACGTGCTGGATTGCGGGATCTACCGAGTGATCAGTCGTCGAGGGAGTCAGTCCGACGAAGAGACGAGCTCGCTGGTTAATCAGTCCACGTCGGAGGAAGAGAGGCTGAAAGAGTTCAGCTTTGCGCAGGAAGAAGATCAAGCGGACCATG ATCCACAGAGCGGCGAGCGCGCGGAATCCGAGCGAGCCGAGCAAGGCCTGCAATTCCACCTGCCCCTCTCATTCCGCACCAAACCCCCCCGCATTGCACTGCAGGCCGTCAAAGACAG tgtttctagttttgtcaaGAAGACAACCGAGAAGATCAACACGCTCCAGATGAATTCTGAGCTCTGGCAGCGACCTGAATTCAGAGAAAGTGTTCACGCTGAGATGTCTGCCACCTCTTCTCCGTACTTTGAGGAAGCGGATATTGA TGTTTATACAGACATGCCCAACACAGAGTCTGAACTGCTCGAGCTTCAGTCGGCCACTGAGCGGGCCAT TTCCCAGATCCAAGATCCCTTGGTTCTACTGGATCCAGATTTCCTGGAAGAAACTCTCCAAGAGTGGTTGAAGGCACTGGAGCGAGTCCTCAGGCCATCTCAGCCTGAGTCAGATGGAGTTCCTTCAGACACAGATGAAGCAAGACATGCATGGGAACCGCAGAATCCAGAAGAACCTACAGAGAGCTCGCTACAGGAGAACACCGAGATCCCTCCGGAGGCGGAGCGCGACTGTCAGCCGGCCTCAGAAAATGACACGGCGGCACCTGAAGAAGCCGTGCGATTGGTGTCTCCTAAAGCGCTACCCTCCGATCTCTTGAATAATCTTACCCAGCTGGCCACGCTTTACGCAGAGATGAGCTGCTTCAGCAAGGAGGCAGACACCATGGAGTTGAGCTGTGCGGTGTTCCTGCGCCGCTATTTCTTCTTACTGGACCAAGAGCGCATTAGACGCATGTGTCTGCTCTGCTGCCAGGAGCAGGACGACGTGCAGAGGTCCTTCGTCGAGGCCATGCTAG GCGTGACACAGTCCAGTAAAGTGGTGCAAATCATTCACAAAGGAGATTTACAGAGATCACTTCGCTATCTGCGAGAACTGCAGCCCTGGAGTCCTCCCGTTCTGCTCGCTCACTTGCACAG GTTGTACGAGAAGCACGGAGAGGCGGCTGTCCGCTCCTTCCCCCCATTCTATCCCACCATCATCCCAGCAGATGTGATGCGAATGGCTCACAAAAGCCACTTCCTGGCCTACCTGGATAATCTGGTCCTGTCCCAACCTGAGGAGCACAG GTTGTCATTCCTGCAGTCTCTTCTTGAACCGGAATCGCTGCGTCAAGAGTGGCTTGAGCTGGCACTTACCCACGATGCACCTCAGCGCTGCGATACGTTGACACCCGAGGGACAGCCTAG ATGGAATTCTCATTACTTCAGTTGGGGTTACGGGCGCCTCCTGTTTCTGCTCATCCAACTTCCTGCAGACTTGTCGTCCAAGGAGAAGATGGCAGAAACCTGCCGCAGTCACGg TTATTGGACAGGTTATATCCACCTCTGTTGTGAGCTACAATGCCGAAGTGAAGCTTTTTCAACAATCTGTCACTTGGATGACATCCGCCTGCTGGAGGAACCAGACG atggcagcagaaagATCAGCCCCGAGGCCCTGACCCTGTGGCTGGCCCGCACGGCCGGGCCGGAACGCGCTATGGCCGTCCTGGAGGAGTGCGGAGTGCAGCTGAGTCTTTCTCCTCACTCGCAGCTGGTGTGCGAGCTGCTGAAGATGGCTGAGAAGAGACAGCG GGCAACCATTCAGACGATGCTCGAGCGCTGCGATCGCTTCCTGTGGTCCCAACACGCATGA
- the LOC144016045 gene encoding uncharacterized protein LOC144016045, with the protein MCAITNVTYEKELCGAQGENERQQQLLDAVCQQPRVVLNRADVSEKYLCPELQEPEFLGVKEENWEPLQVKEEEQSQPPNVKEEEQLLPYIKEEEEDFTELPVTGVHLKIEDECQYEENKWAEPSNSSRQQITEYDEDHRGESQANSRLALMSDGEDTSHSPHADDYEQSDDDLTCHTESKRWKCSQCGKTFVSKSKLRRHVLGHTGDKPFACSVCGRRFSEKGSLKRHTGTHTGEKLFACSVCGRSFSQNGSLKIHTRTHTGEKPFVCLVCGQNFAHRGSLKIHTRKHTGERPFACSVCGQNFAHKGNLKQHTRTHTGERPFACSVCGQNFAHKGNLKQHTRTHW; encoded by the exons ATGTGTGCAATAACGAACGTTACATACGAAaaggagctttgtggagcacaaGGGGAGAACGAGCGACAACAACAACTGCTGGACGCTGTTTGCcagcagcctcgagttgtgttgaacagagcag ACgtcagtgaaaaatatctttGCCCTGAGCTGCAGGAGCCAGAGTTCCTTGGCGTGAAAGAGGAGAACTGGGAGCCTCTTCAAGTTAAAGAAGAGGAGCAGTCACAGCCTCCCAACGTAAAAGAAGAGGAGCAGCTGCTAccatacattaaagaggaggaggaagatttcacagagttgcccgtgactggtgtccatttgaagatTGAAGATGAAtgtcaatatgaagagaacaaatGGGCAGAGCCAAGCAACAGCTCAAGACAACAAATAACAGAATATGATGAGGACCACCGTGGAGAATCACAAGCAAACAGTCGGTTAGCACTaatgtcagatggtgaagacaCATCACACTCTCCTCACGCTGATGACTATGAACAGTCTGACGATGATCTGACATGTCACACTGAGAGCAAACgttggaaatgttctcagtgtggaaaaacttTTGTCTCCAAGTCTAAATTGAGAAGACATGTGCTTGGCCACACCGGTgacaaaccttttgcctgctcagtttgtggccgGCGgttctctgagaagggaagtttaaaaaGGCACACtggaacccacactggagagaagctttttgcttgctcagtttgtggtcgaagtttctctCAGAATGGgagcttaaaaatacacacaagaacccacactggagagaagccttttgtttgcttagtttgtggtcaaaattttgctcacaggggaagcttaaaaatacacacaagaaaacacactggagagaggccttttgcttgctcagtttgtggtcaaaattttgctcacaagggaaacttaaagcaacacacaagaacccacactggtgagagaccttttgcctgctcagtttgtggtcaaaattttgctcacaagggaaacttaaaacaacacacaagaacacactggtga
- the hps5 gene encoding BLOC-2 complex member HPS5 isoform X1 — MPRIAVVPDVHSHVLAEFDCLDPLLSTLRLDSGRLKCTCLAVSRKWLALGTSAGGLHLIQREGWKQRLILTHKEGSITQVSCCPHNEDFIAVATSQGVVVVWELQLERRGRPERVSVSWEHRGQNITALCWDTNALKVFVGDSAGKVSFLRAGSSKMGKGSGFVMFPVQTVTTVDSKVVQLGYQEGRLLVSSLIRCYLCDTDREKFWRVGNKERDGEYGACFFPQNKGLLAGQPPLLYCARPGSRIWEASFNGEVLSTQQFKQVLNCPPLPLVTYRNEPQYNPGQKSPQSIAFPKLLYFGDQNLLTWTESAIYIFTPHNGQVLLWTELKDVLDIAVYRNELFCLHGGGRLSHLSLLSAERCVERLLRRESWVLAASVCCMFQHTICVSRARKSIPMDRLEHLRSQLSSSTHPELIGQLDEVMAKLEPLDSACSSRRSSISSHESFNVLDCGIYRVISRRGSQSDEETSSLVNQSTSEEERLKEFSFAQEEDQADHDPQSGERAESERAEQGLQFHLPLSFRTKPPRIALQAVKDSVSSFVKKTTEKINTLQMNSELWQRPEFRESVHAEMSATSSPYFEEADIDVYTDMPNTESELLELQSATERAISQIQDPLVLLDPDFLEETLQEWLKALERVLRPSQPESDGVPSDTDEARHAWEPQNPEEPTESSLQENTEIPPEAERDCQPASENDTAAPEEAVRLVSPKALPSDLLNNLTQLATLYAEMSCFSKEADTMELSCAVFLRRYFFLLDQERIRRMCLLCCQEQDDVQRSFVEAMLGVTQSSKVVQIIHKGDLQRSLRYLRELQPWSPPVLLAHLHRLYEKHGEAAVRSFPPFYPTIIPADVMRMAHKSHFLAYLDNLVLSQPEEHRLSFLQSLLEPESLRQEWLELALTHDAPQRCDTLTPEGQPRWNSHYFSWGYGRLLFLLIQLPADLSSKEKMAETCRSHGYWTGYIHLCCELQCRSEAFSTICHLDDIRLLEEPDGVAPQNLAEWKLLIQLAQDGSPSSDMNGDTLSNGSADGSRKISPEALTLWLARTAGPERAMAVLEECGVQLSLSPHSQLVCELLKMAEKRQRATIQTMLERCDRFLWSQHA, encoded by the exons ATGCCTCGGATAGCAGTCGTACCAGATGTCCACAGTCACGTCCTGGCAGAATTTGACTGCCTCGATCCTCTCCTTTCCACTCTGCGCTTAGACTCTGGCAGGCTCAAG TGCACATGTCTGGCTGTGTCGAGGAAGTGGCTAGCATTAGGAACATCAGCCGGAGGCTTGCACCTGATTCAGAGGGAGGGCTGGAAACAAAGACTGATACTGACTCACAAG GAAGGATCTATTACTCAGGTGTCATGCTGTCCACATAATGAAGACTTCATTGCTGTTGCAACAAG TCAGGGTGTGGTGGTGGTATGGGAGCTGCAGCTGGAGCGGCGTGGACGTCCTGAGAGAGTGAGCGTGTCCTGGGAGCACAGAGGCCAGAACATCACAGCGCTCTGTTGGGACACCAACGCGCTCAAGGTTTTTGTCGGAGACTCGGCGGGAAAGGTGTCTTTTCTCCGGGCAGGATCCTCTAAGATGGGAAAG GGATCAGGATTTGTTATGTTTCCTGTTCAGACCGTCACCACCGTCGACTCCAAAGTGGTTCAGCTTGGGTACCAGGAAGGTCGGCTGCTGGTGTCCTCTCTGATCCGCTGTTACCTCTGTGATACCGACAG GGAGAAATTTTGGCGTGTGGGGAACAAAGAGCGTGACGGGGAGTATGGAGCctgttttttccctcaaaacAAGGGATTGTTGGCGGGCCAGCCGCCACTGCTCTACTGCGCCCGGCCGGGGTCTCGGATATGGGAAGCCAGTTTTAATGGCGAGGTTTTAAGCACGCAACAGTTCAAACAGGTGCTCAACTGCCCTCCTCTACCTCTTGTTACATACAG AAATGAGCCACAATATAATCCGGGCCAGAAGAGCCCTCAATCTATTGCCTTCCCAAAATTACTATATTTTGG AGACCAAAACTTGCTTACCTGGACTGAGTCagccatttatatttttacaccTCACAATGGCCAAGTTCTTCTATGGACAGAGCTTAAAG ACGTGTTGGACATCGCAGTCTACCGCAACGAGCTCTTCTGCCTCCACGGCGGCGGCCGTCTGTCCCACCTGTCCCTGTTGTCGGCAGAACGCTGCGTCGAACGTCTTCTGCGACGGGAGTCCTGGGTTCTGGCGGCTTCCGTCTGCTGCATGTTCCAGCACACCATCTGCGTCAGTCGG GCCAGAAAATCAATTCCCATGGACCGCCTGGAAcaccttcgctcccagctcAGTTCCAGCACTCACCCTGAGTTGATCGGCCAACTGGATGAGGTGATGGCCAAGCTGGAGCCCCTGGACTCGGCCTGCAGCAGCCGCCGAAGCAGCATCTCATCACAC GAGAGCTTCAACGTGCTGGATTGCGGGATCTACCGAGTGATCAGTCGTCGAGGGAGTCAGTCCGACGAAGAGACGAGCTCGCTGGTTAATCAGTCCACGTCGGAGGAAGAGAGGCTGAAAGAGTTCAGCTTTGCGCAGGAAGAAGATCAAGCGGACCATG ATCCACAGAGCGGCGAGCGCGCGGAATCCGAGCGAGCCGAGCAAGGCCTGCAATTCCACCTGCCCCTCTCATTCCGCACCAAACCCCCCCGCATTGCACTGCAGGCCGTCAAAGACAG tgtttctagttttgtcaaGAAGACAACCGAGAAGATCAACACGCTCCAGATGAATTCTGAGCTCTGGCAGCGACCTGAATTCAGAGAAAGTGTTCACGCTGAGATGTCTGCCACCTCTTCTCCGTACTTTGAGGAAGCGGATATTGA TGTTTATACAGACATGCCCAACACAGAGTCTGAACTGCTCGAGCTTCAGTCGGCCACTGAGCGGGCCAT TTCCCAGATCCAAGATCCCTTGGTTCTACTGGATCCAGATTTCCTGGAAGAAACTCTCCAAGAGTGGTTGAAGGCACTGGAGCGAGTCCTCAGGCCATCTCAGCCTGAGTCAGATGGAGTTCCTTCAGACACAGATGAAGCAAGACATGCATGGGAACCGCAGAATCCAGAAGAACCTACAGAGAGCTCGCTACAGGAGAACACCGAGATCCCTCCGGAGGCGGAGCGCGACTGTCAGCCGGCCTCAGAAAATGACACGGCGGCACCTGAAGAAGCCGTGCGATTGGTGTCTCCTAAAGCGCTACCCTCCGATCTCTTGAATAATCTTACCCAGCTGGCCACGCTTTACGCAGAGATGAGCTGCTTCAGCAAGGAGGCAGACACCATGGAGTTGAGCTGTGCGGTGTTCCTGCGCCGCTATTTCTTCTTACTGGACCAAGAGCGCATTAGACGCATGTGTCTGCTCTGCTGCCAGGAGCAGGACGACGTGCAGAGGTCCTTCGTCGAGGCCATGCTAG GCGTGACACAGTCCAGTAAAGTGGTGCAAATCATTCACAAAGGAGATTTACAGAGATCACTTCGCTATCTGCGAGAACTGCAGCCCTGGAGTCCTCCCGTTCTGCTCGCTCACTTGCACAG GTTGTACGAGAAGCACGGAGAGGCGGCTGTCCGCTCCTTCCCCCCATTCTATCCCACCATCATCCCAGCAGATGTGATGCGAATGGCTCACAAAAGCCACTTCCTGGCCTACCTGGATAATCTGGTCCTGTCCCAACCTGAGGAGCACAG GTTGTCATTCCTGCAGTCTCTTCTTGAACCGGAATCGCTGCGTCAAGAGTGGCTTGAGCTGGCACTTACCCACGATGCACCTCAGCGCTGCGATACGTTGACACCCGAGGGACAGCCTAG ATGGAATTCTCATTACTTCAGTTGGGGTTACGGGCGCCTCCTGTTTCTGCTCATCCAACTTCCTGCAGACTTGTCGTCCAAGGAGAAGATGGCAGAAACCTGCCGCAGTCACGg TTATTGGACAGGTTATATCCACCTCTGTTGTGAGCTACAATGCCGAAGTGAAGCTTTTTCAACAATCTGTCACTTGGATGACATCCGCCTGCTGGAGGAACCAGACG GTGTGGCACCTCAAAATTTGGCTGAGTGGAAGCTGTTGATCCAACTAGCTCAAGATGGCAGCCCATCGTCAGACATGAACGGAGACACTTTGTCCAATGGCTccgcagatggcagcagaaagATCAGCCCCGAGGCCCTGACCCTGTGGCTGGCCCGCACGGCCGGGCCGGAACGCGCTATGGCCGTCCTGGAGGAGTGCGGAGTGCAGCTGAGTCTTTCTCCTCACTCGCAGCTGGTGTGCGAGCTGCTGAAGATGGCTGAGAAGAGACAGCG GGCAACCATTCAGACGATGCTCGAGCGCTGCGATCGCTTCCTGTGGTCCCAACACGCATGA